A region from the Methanofollis liminatans DSM 4140 genome encodes:
- a CDS encoding universal stress protein produces MFRDILVPYDFSEDSRYAVRCLRQIPGIRQIVLLHVLYNKHPSKGPDGFDPQVDYARLRLEEVKKDLELETVPIRTLVEDIRGGTIADAIKEVAAREGSSLIVMGRRGRSVIEALLLGSVASDMLHYGTTDLLLVHAPDPGGLASGERADILPELFSNVLIATDFSEPEVGGLCLHKIPWIQKATFVHVVTTGDSHEEVQASVDDAQKRLEAMRDAFVRHQIPAEIRVRAGSAEEAILSLAESEDVSLIVMKATGQRGILTSLLGSKVSYVARRTQRPILVLKQ; encoded by the coding sequence ATGTTCAGAGACATTTTAGTCCCGTATGATTTTTCCGAAGATTCCAGGTATGCGGTCCGGTGCCTCCGCCAGATTCCGGGCATTCGTCAGATCGTGCTTCTTCACGTCCTGTATAATAAACATCCATCAAAAGGCCCTGACGGCTTTGACCCCCAGGTGGACTATGCGAGATTGCGCCTTGAAGAGGTGAAAAAAGATCTTGAACTGGAGACTGTACCGATCAGAACCCTCGTCGAGGACATCAGGGGGGGCACCATCGCCGATGCCATTAAAGAGGTTGCTGCAAGAGAAGGCAGCTCTCTCATCGTGATGGGCAGACGGGGTCGGAGCGTCATCGAAGCCCTGCTGCTGGGGAGCGTTGCATCGGACATGCTCCACTATGGGACGACCGATCTCCTCCTCGTTCATGCACCGGATCCGGGCGGTCTGGCCTCAGGGGAAAGAGCTGATATTCTTCCGGAATTATTTTCAAACGTCCTGATCGCCACCGATTTTTCAGAGCCGGAGGTCGGGGGCCTCTGCCTCCATAAGATCCCGTGGATTCAGAAGGCGACGTTCGTTCATGTCGTGACCACCGGCGACTCGCACGAGGAAGTGCAGGCAAGCGTCGACGATGCACAGAAACGGCTTGAGGCGATGAGAGATGCCTTCGTCAGGCACCAGATCCCCGCGGAGATCCGGGTCCGCGCCGGCAGTGCCGAGGAAGCGATCCTTTCCCTTGCAGAGAGTGAGGACGTCTCGCTCATCGTCATGAAAGCAACCGGGCAGAGGGGGATATTGACGTCCCTGCTCGGGAGCAAGGTCTCGTACGTGGCGCGGAGAACGCAACGGCCCATCCTTGTGCTGAAGCAATAG
- a CDS encoding GNAT family N-acetyltransferase, translating to MNDSTTTIREAGEGDLEAVLALYEHLHDADEQAGEGEIRAAWRAIIEDRRTYLFILESGGVPVSTCMLCIVPNLTRRARPFGIIENVVTRRQDRRRGHATALLHHALGYAWERTCYKVMLLTGRKDEAVLGFYEGAGFVRGVKEGFIAYPPE from the coding sequence ATGAACGACAGCACGACGACGATACGGGAGGCCGGGGAGGGGGATCTCGAGGCGGTCCTCGCCCTCTACGAGCACCTGCACGATGCCGACGAACAGGCCGGTGAGGGCGAGATACGGGCGGCCTGGAGGGCGATCATCGAGGACCGACGGACGTACCTGTTCATCCTGGAGAGCGGCGGTGTTCCGGTCTCGACCTGCATGTTGTGCATCGTCCCCAACCTCACCCGCAGGGCGCGGCCGTTCGGGATCATCGAAAATGTCGTCACCCGGCGGCAGGACCGAAGGCGCGGCCACGCCACCGCCCTCCTGCACCACGCCCTCGGCTACGCATGGGAGCGCACCTGCTACAAGGTGATGCTCCTGACCGGGCGAAAGGACGAGGCGGTGTTGGGGTTCTACGAGGGGGCAGGTTTTGTGCGGGGCGTAAAAGAGGGGTTCATCGCCTATCCGCCGGAATGA
- a CDS encoding PadR family transcriptional regulator, producing the protein MMNGLWKFSPVCGKERSLTALFILHSLHHEPKSGYDLLKEIAEKTGDKWTPSKGTLYPILKELEKDQLIQVLQTGKRSKNIFGITPDGEKALLSIREHRKESGEKMLVFKNLLVEIFGQDRSVLDGLLFEIRSIVEDLPAENNDHAFEILEKCVEDLRRIGADACNTR; encoded by the coding sequence ATGATGAACGGCCTCTGGAAATTTTCCCCGGTATGCGGAAAGGAGAGGAGTTTGACCGCTCTTTTCATCCTTCACTCTCTGCACCACGAACCGAAGTCCGGCTATGACCTCTTGAAAGAGATTGCAGAAAAAACAGGAGACAAATGGACCCCGAGCAAAGGGACACTCTATCCTATTTTGAAGGAACTGGAGAAAGACCAACTCATACAGGTGCTCCAAACCGGAAAGCGTTCTAAAAATATCTTCGGCATCACGCCGGACGGAGAAAAAGCACTTCTGAGTATCAGGGAGCATCGAAAGGAATCAGGAGAAAAAATGCTTGTTTTCAAAAATCTGCTCGTAGAAATATTCGGGCAGGACAGATCCGTACTTGACGGATTGCTCTTTGAAATCAGATCGATCGTCGAGGATCTGCCGGCTGAAAACAATGATCACGCCTTTGAAATTCTGGAAAAATGCGTTGAAGATCTCAGGAGGATCGGGGCCGATGCCTGCAATACACGTTGA
- a CDS encoding ATP-binding cassette domain-containing protein: protein MPAIHVENLTKKFHDFVAVDNVSFEIQSGEIFGLLGPNGAGKTTTISMLSTMQKPTSGTATVNGCDVLTDEDGVRKSIGIVFQDQSLDEELTAYENMDFHGRLYRIPRTEREERISKLLTLVELDERKDDLVKTFSGGMRRRLEIARGLLHRPKVLFLDEPTLGLDPQTRNHLWAYIEQLNEEMGITIILTTHYMDEADRLCDRIAIIDRGRIIAMDTSQNLKSTIGGDVITIQTPDSALISSKIEAPWVERIEEHDGYVTINLHNAETHLSEIVTLLNRNGIEITSISVRKPTLEDVFLHYTGKTIREGEADGKETMRMFHRASRR, encoded by the coding sequence ATGCCTGCAATACACGTTGAAAATCTGACAAAAAAATTCCACGATTTTGTTGCCGTGGACAATGTCTCGTTCGAGATCCAGAGCGGCGAGATCTTCGGGCTGCTCGGGCCGAACGGGGCGGGCAAGACCACCACAATCTCCATGCTTTCGACCATGCAGAAACCGACCTCAGGGACGGCCACGGTCAACGGCTGCGATGTGCTGACCGACGAGGACGGCGTCAGAAAATCCATCGGGATCGTCTTCCAGGACCAGAGCCTGGACGAAGAACTGACGGCGTACGAAAATATGGACTTCCACGGCAGGCTCTATCGTATCCCCCGCACCGAGAGGGAGGAGCGCATTTCAAAACTGCTGACCCTTGTGGAACTGGACGAGCGGAAAGACGATCTTGTCAAGACCTTCTCCGGCGGGATGAGGCGGCGTCTTGAGATCGCCCGGGGGCTGCTCCACCGGCCGAAAGTGCTCTTCCTCGATGAGCCCACCCTCGGTCTCGATCCCCAGACGCGCAACCATCTCTGGGCGTACATCGAACAGTTGAACGAGGAGATGGGTATCACCATCATCCTGACGACCCATTACATGGACGAGGCCGACCGGCTCTGCGACCGGATCGCCATCATCGATCGCGGCCGGATCATTGCGATGGACACCTCGCAGAATTTGAAAAGCACGATCGGAGGCGACGTGATCACGATCCAGACCCCGGATTCTGCCCTGATATCCTCGAAGATCGAGGCGCCGTGGGTCGAGCGTATCGAAGAGCACGACGGATATGTAACGATCAATCTGCATAACGCCGAGACGCACCTTTCAGAGATTGTCACCCTGCTGAACCGGAACGGGATCGAGATCACGTCGATCTCCGTCCGTAAACCGACGCTCGAAGATGTGTTTCTGCATTATACCGGCAAGACCATCCGGGAGGGGGAAGCCGACGGGAAAGAGACGATGCGGATGTTCCATCGGGCGTCGAGGCGGTAA
- a CDS encoding ABC transporter permease — MDIIYAIWLRNVKRYVRSKSRIVGSLGMPLFFLLIMGFGLNSVVTIQNTGEGYIQFIIPGVVAMSVLFTSVFSGIQIIWDKQFGFLKETLVAPVSRLEIMLGQTLGGATTAFIQGLIILVLSVFIGMNIVSFAGFLVAFMFMLLIGVAFTALGIAIASKMEDMHGFQLIMNFVIFPIFGLSGALFPIDGLPSWIRPLTLLNPLTYGVEGIRYGLSGAAQVNPLVCFAVLAGFALAVTAIGSYLFRKVTI; from the coding sequence ATGGATATCATATATGCGATCTGGCTGCGCAACGTCAAGCGGTATGTCCGCTCGAAGAGCAGAATCGTCGGGAGTCTCGGGATGCCCCTCTTCTTCCTGCTCATCATGGGGTTCGGGCTGAACTCGGTCGTCACGATCCAGAACACCGGCGAGGGCTATATCCAGTTCATCATACCCGGCGTGGTGGCGATGAGCGTCCTGTTCACCTCGGTCTTCTCCGGGATCCAGATCATCTGGGACAAGCAGTTCGGCTTCCTCAAAGAGACGCTGGTCGCGCCGGTCTCGCGGCTGGAGATCATGCTCGGCCAGACGCTGGGCGGGGCGACGACGGCGTTTATTCAGGGACTGATCATCCTGGTGCTCTCGGTGTTCATCGGCATGAATATCGTCAGTTTTGCCGGATTTCTCGTCGCCTTTATGTTCATGCTCCTCATCGGCGTCGCATTCACCGCACTCGGGATTGCCATCGCCTCGAAAATGGAGGACATGCACGGCTTCCAGCTCATCATGAACTTTGTGATCTTCCCGATCTTCGGGCTTTCAGGGGCCCTCTTCCCGATCGACGGCCTGCCCTCCTGGATCAGGCCGCTCACCCTCCTGAATCCATTGACCTATGGCGTCGAGGGGATACGATACGGCCTTTCCGGCGCCGCCCAGGTAAACCCCCTCGTCTGCTTTGCGGTGCTGGCCGGGTTCGCCCTCGCCGTGACGGCGATCGGGTCCTATCTCTTCAGGAAGGTCACAATCTGA
- a CDS encoding GntT/GntP/DsdX family permease, translated as MAPFASPLLAFVVVLLLIAVLTVKFRLNPFLTLFSSAVIYGLIAGVPPESVVGTATRGAGAIFAFLGPVVFAGSVIAGAIELGGYRERIFLDINRLFSRPAFAGGIAGFLLAVPFMCCVTAFIVISPLLSCCRDRKAALYAAAVGSALSFTLLFPTPVTLAISSAAAFSAGPYLAVAVPLSAVLMLAAAGAIRGMPEEEGECAPTRAATGVMRAWFPLLAPIALAGAAAIWPLFGRESISAFLLVGMGVALLFLPAPLRAAALKKGTPRAGVIIYDLCGAGALGAVILSSTFPQDAFGLLDGVVPAVFVPLLLAVLVQAAQGSRVVTAVVTAGMVAASGAAATVGPVPLALMIAAGCLSVSAFSDPYFWVVQRETGDPVAAVLLRFTLPLMAASALVAAAAWAIAAVFT; from the coding sequence ATGGCCCCTTTTGCGTCCCCCCTCCTCGCATTTGTCGTCGTCCTCCTCCTGATCGCCGTTCTGACGGTGAAGTTCAGGCTCAACCCCTTCCTGACGCTGTTTTCGTCTGCGGTCATCTACGGCCTGATCGCCGGCGTCCCGCCTGAGTCGGTCGTCGGCACCGCCACGCGGGGGGCGGGCGCCATCTTCGCCTTCCTTGGCCCGGTGGTCTTTGCCGGTTCGGTGATCGCCGGGGCGATCGAACTCGGGGGGTACCGGGAGCGGATCTTCCTGGATATCAACAGGCTCTTCTCCAGGCCGGCATTTGCCGGGGGGATCGCCGGATTTCTTCTGGCTGTCCCGTTCATGTGCTGCGTCACGGCGTTCATCGTGATATCGCCGCTCCTCTCCTGCTGCAGAGACCGGAAGGCCGCACTCTACGCCGCTGCAGTCGGAAGCGCCCTCTCGTTCACCCTGCTCTTCCCGACGCCGGTGACGCTCGCCATCTCCTCTGCCGCTGCGTTTTCCGCAGGGCCATACCTCGCCGTGGCCGTGCCGCTCTCGGCGGTGCTGATGCTGGCGGCTGCCGGAGCGATCAGGGGAATGCCCGAAGAAGAGGGTGAATGCGCCCCCACCCGGGCCGCCACAGGAGTGATGCGGGCCTGGTTTCCGCTCCTCGCCCCGATCGCCCTTGCGGGCGCTGCCGCCATCTGGCCTCTGTTCGGGAGAGAGAGCATCTCGGCCTTCTTGCTCGTCGGCATGGGGGTCGCCCTCCTCTTCCTGCCCGCCCCTCTCAGGGCCGCCGCCCTGAAGAAGGGGACGCCTCGCGCCGGCGTCATCATCTACGACCTCTGCGGCGCCGGAGCCCTCGGCGCCGTGATCCTCTCGAGCACCTTCCCGCAGGACGCCTTCGGGCTTCTCGACGGCGTGGTGCCGGCGGTCTTCGTCCCCCTCCTCCTCGCCGTCCTGGTCCAGGCCGCACAGGGGTCGAGGGTCGTGACCGCCGTGGTGACGGCCGGCATGGTCGCCGCGTCCGGTGCCGCCGCCACCGTCGGACCGGTGCCCCTTGCCCTGATGATCGCCGCCGGGTGCCTCTCGGTCTCGGCCTTCAGCGACCCCTATTTCTGGGTCGTACAGAGGGAGACCGGCGATCCCGTGGCCGCGGTCCTCCTGCGGTTCACCCTCCCCCTCATGGCGGCCTCGGCCCTGGTCGCGGCCGCCGCCTGGGCGATCGCCGCCGTCTTCACCTGA
- a CDS encoding response regulator, translated as MIHVLLVDDEPALCEITKIFLEREGGVVVTPSLSAGEALQKIGAENFDVIVSDYEMPGMSGIDLLKALNARGISIPVIIFTGRGREEVVIEALNNGAEYYLQKGGNPRMQFAELRHMILKAARNRRTEQKLADREAEYRDLFQNMLDGFDLLEGVFDGIKDVLVVQNPDHTIVRLNRAGSELLDCTPADAVGKTCYELIGRSEPCEVCATERALKSRHLEEVERFFPELGRYLVCRSNPIIGEDGEVRLLIEQIADISERKRIETALQQANKKLNILNSITRHDILNWMTALLGYLEIEKDMVSDLALLEIIEKEETAAVNIKRLITFTREYQDIGVNAPAWQDVERVVRSAFRHQDLNGVAVEISAGGIEVYADPMFVRVIENLIDNSVRHGEHVTAIRCAIEKSGSGVRFVYEDNGVGIPDPEKPRLFKQGYGKNTGFGLFLSKEILSITGLSIAEEGECGRGARFVITIPPVACRAPGQG; from the coding sequence ATGATCCACGTTCTGCTCGTCGACGACGAACCTGCCCTCTGCGAGATCACGAAGATCTTCCTGGAGAGGGAGGGCGGCGTTGTTGTTACGCCGTCTCTCTCCGCCGGAGAGGCCCTCCAGAAAATCGGAGCAGAGAATTTCGACGTCATCGTCTCGGATTATGAAATGCCGGGCATGAGCGGGATCGACCTTTTAAAAGCGCTCAACGCCCGCGGGATCTCCATTCCGGTCATCATCTTCACCGGCCGGGGGCGTGAAGAGGTGGTGATCGAGGCCCTCAACAACGGCGCCGAATACTATCTCCAGAAAGGGGGCAATCCCCGCATGCAGTTTGCAGAACTCAGGCATATGATCCTGAAGGCTGCACGCAACCGGCGGACGGAGCAGAAGCTGGCAGACCGCGAGGCCGAGTACAGGGATCTTTTTCAAAATATGCTCGACGGTTTTGACCTCCTCGAAGGGGTTTTCGATGGCATCAAGGACGTCCTCGTCGTTCAAAATCCCGATCATACGATTGTCCGGCTCAACCGCGCAGGCTCCGAACTCCTGGACTGCACCCCGGCAGATGCCGTGGGGAAAACATGCTACGAACTCATCGGCCGCTCCGAGCCCTGCGAGGTCTGCGCCACTGAGAGGGCGTTAAAAAGCAGACACCTCGAAGAGGTGGAGCGGTTCTTCCCTGAACTCGGGAGGTACCTGGTCTGCCGGAGCAACCCGATCATCGGGGAGGACGGCGAGGTCCGCCTGCTCATCGAGCAGATCGCAGACATCTCCGAGCGGAAACGGATCGAGACCGCCCTCCAGCAGGCGAACAAGAAACTCAACATCCTCAACAGCATCACCCGCCACGATATCCTCAACTGGATGACCGCACTCCTGGGATATCTCGAGATCGAGAAGGATATGGTCTCAGACCTCGCCCTGCTGGAGATCATCGAGAAAGAGGAGACCGCCGCCGTCAACATCAAACGCCTCATCACCTTCACGCGGGAATACCAGGACATCGGCGTAAACGCCCCTGCCTGGCAGGACGTCGAACGGGTCGTCAGGAGTGCGTTCCGCCACCAGGACCTCAACGGCGTGGCGGTGGAGATCTCTGCCGGCGGCATCGAGGTGTATGCGGACCCGATGTTTGTCAGGGTGATCGAGAACCTCATCGACAACTCGGTCCGCCACGGGGAACATGTGACGGCGATCAGGTGCGCGATCGAGAAGAGCGGATCCGGTGTGCGGTTTGTCTACGAGGACAACGGTGTCGGGATCCCCGACCCTGAAAAGCCCCGCCTTTTCAAGCAGGGCTATGGGAAAAACACCGGGTTCGGTCTCTTCCTCTCGAAGGAGATCCTCTCGATCACCGGTCTTTCGATCGCCGAAGAAGGGGAGTGCGGCAGGGGCGCCAGGTTCGTGATCACGATCCCGCCGGTCGCCTGCCGTGCGCCGGGTCAGGGATGA
- a CDS encoding glycerophosphodiester phosphodiesterase, whose protein sequence is MLIVGHRGARALEPENTLRAIRAGMACADYVEVDVRLSRDGVPVVIHDASVDRTTDGAGAVRDLTLRELKTLDAGCGAEVPTLREVLDCVRGNCGLVVEIKDADGVEEICRLLRERGPKKLFIVSFDADTVRKAGEIVPGAMTGLIVSHADPDPIEAALSIGADAILPRFDLAGRALIDRAHRHRLLVFLWTLNTPDAWERACAIGADGVASDDPCAAREYLQGVRTHHTVSPSF, encoded by the coding sequence ATGCTGATCGTCGGCCACCGGGGGGCGCGCGCCCTTGAGCCGGAAAACACCCTCCGCGCCATCAGGGCTGGAATGGCGTGCGCCGATTATGTCGAGGTGGACGTGCGTCTGAGCAGAGACGGCGTCCCGGTCGTCATTCACGACGCCTCCGTGGACCGGACGACCGACGGTGCGGGGGCGGTGCGGGACCTCACGCTCAGAGAACTAAAAACCCTCGATGCCGGGTGCGGCGCGGAGGTCCCGACCCTCCGTGAGGTGCTCGATTGCGTCAGGGGGAATTGCGGCCTTGTCGTGGAGATCAAGGATGCGGACGGCGTGGAGGAGATCTGCAGGCTCCTCCGGGAGCGGGGGCCTAAAAAACTATTCATCGTCTCCTTCGACGCCGACACCGTCAGGAAGGCGGGGGAGATCGTCCCGGGTGCAATGACCGGCCTGATCGTTTCGCACGCCGACCCCGACCCGATTGAAGCGGCGCTGTCGATCGGCGCCGACGCCATCCTGCCCAGGTTTGATCTGGCAGGGCGGGCGCTTATCGACCGGGCGCACCGGCACCGCCTGCTCGTCTTTCTGTGGACACTGAACACCCCTGATGCATGGGAGCGGGCGTGTGCGATCGGCGCCGACGGTGTCGCGAGCGACGATCCCTGTGCTGCCCGGGAGTATCTGCAGGGCGTTCGCACTCACCATACCGTTTCGCCCTCTTTTTGA
- a CDS encoding sulfurtransferase TusA family protein has product MTGKITPAREVDCVGLFCPMPISRTKEEIEQIGIGEILRVEADDPAAEEDITRWAKRAGHEIVGFEKEEGILTFYIRRMK; this is encoded by the coding sequence ATGACCGGGAAGATCACGCCGGCACGGGAAGTGGACTGTGTCGGGCTATTCTGCCCGATGCCGATCTCGAGGACAAAAGAGGAGATCGAGCAGATCGGCATCGGAGAAATTCTCAGGGTCGAAGCCGACGATCCGGCCGCGGAGGAGGACATCACGCGCTGGGCAAAACGGGCCGGCCACGAGATCGTCGGTTTTGAGAAAGAAGAAGGGATCCTGACCTTTTACATCAGGAGAATGAAGTGA
- a CDS encoding DsrE family protein, with protein MTKILYVQTSGTDTPERLYAPFVLGMTAAAMDVEASIFFMIRGITAVRKGEAEKIRLGSFPSLAEVMRQAIGAGVRIYICEQSSHLLGIPPGDFIPEGTIAGGATLNDLALEADAVLTF; from the coding sequence ATGACGAAAATCCTGTATGTCCAGACGAGCGGGACCGACACGCCCGAGCGCCTCTACGCCCCGTTCGTCCTGGGGATGACGGCGGCGGCGATGGATGTCGAGGCGTCGATATTCTTTATGATCAGGGGGATCACCGCCGTACGAAAGGGGGAGGCGGAGAAGATCCGGCTCGGGTCGTTCCCCTCCCTTGCAGAGGTGATGCGGCAGGCGATCGGCGCCGGGGTGCGGATCTATATCTGCGAGCAGAGTTCGCACCTCCTCGGCATCCCGCCGGGCGACTTCATCCCGGAGGGGACCATCGCCGGGGGGGCGACGCTGAACGACCTGGCCCTGGAGGCCGATGCGGTGCTGACCTTCTGA
- a CDS encoding cysteine desulfurase family protein yields the protein MVYLDHASATPVDPRVLAFAGRFLSEEFGNPSTLYTLGLSARQALEEARARVAALVGAEKPASIVFTGSATESNNLAIRGTALRNRKDGKKLLVSAIEHISVLNPMKDLQKQGFDLGVIPVDPAGIVDLGALEEQISPETVLVSVNYANDEIGTIEPIAKIARIVHEKGRYLHVNATAAAGRVPIDVERDGIDLLTLSSNDLGGPRGAAALYIRPGVKVQAVMPGGGQERGLRSGTENLFAIAGMGEAARLSADEMEAEMARERSIRDGLVREILTIDDSYLIGHPEQRLPGHASFRFSRIEGESILLNLDTFFGIQVATGSACSSRTLEPSHVLLAIGLEHAEAHGSVVMTLGRSNVPEDVPYVADAMKRTVERLRAISPL from the coding sequence ATGGTATATCTTGATCATGCATCGGCCACCCCGGTGGACCCGCGGGTGCTCGCCTTTGCCGGGCGCTTTCTGAGCGAGGAGTTCGGGAACCCGTCGACGCTCTACACCCTCGGCCTCTCGGCGCGGCAGGCGCTGGAAGAGGCGAGAGCGCGGGTCGCCGCCCTTGTCGGTGCAGAAAAACCGGCTTCGATCGTCTTTACCGGGAGCGCCACCGAGTCGAACAACCTTGCGATCAGGGGCACGGCCCTCAGGAACCGAAAAGACGGGAAAAAACTGCTGGTGAGTGCGATAGAGCACATCTCAGTGCTGAACCCGATGAAGGATCTCCAGAAGCAGGGGTTCGACCTCGGGGTCATCCCGGTCGATCCGGCGGGGATCGTCGATCTCGGCGCTCTCGAGGAGCAGATCTCCCCGGAGACGGTTCTGGTCTCGGTCAACTACGCCAACGACGAGATCGGGACGATCGAACCGATCGCAAAGATCGCCCGCATCGTGCACGAGAAGGGGCGGTACCTCCACGTGAACGCCACGGCGGCCGCGGGGCGCGTCCCCATCGATGTCGAGCGGGACGGGATCGACCTCCTGACCCTCTCGTCGAACGACCTCGGCGGGCCGCGGGGTGCGGCGGCGCTCTATATCAGGCCGGGGGTGAAGGTCCAGGCGGTGATGCCGGGCGGCGGGCAGGAGCGCGGCCTGCGGTCGGGGACCGAGAACCTCTTCGCCATCGCCGGGATGGGGGAGGCGGCGCGGCTTTCTGCAGACGAGATGGAGGCCGAGATGGCGAGGGAGCGTTCGATCAGGGACGGGCTTGTCAGGGAGATCCTGACAATCGACGACTCGTATCTCATCGGTCACCCCGAACAGAGGCTCCCCGGCCACGCCAGCTTCAGGTTCAGCCGGATCGAGGGGGAGAGCATCCTGTTGAACCTGGACACCTTCTTTGGCATCCAGGTGGCCACCGGGTCGGCCTGCTCCTCCAGGACGCTGGAGCCCTCCCATGTCCTGCTCGCCATCGGGCTTGAGCACGCGGAGGCGCACGGTTCGGTGGTGATGACCCTGGGGCGGTCGAACGTCCCTGAAGACGTCCCCTATGTTGCGGATGCGATGAAACGGACGGTGGAGAGGCTCAGGGCGATCTCTCCCCTGTAA
- the nifU gene encoding Fe-S cluster assembly scaffold protein NifU: MEDRPQIGYSKKVMDHFTNPRNVGEFEDPDGVGTVGNPVCGDLMQVSIKVKDDVITDVRFKTFGCGSAIATASMVTEMAKGKTIEEAMAITRTDVADELEGLPPVKMHCSNLAADALHAAIKDYQEKKK; the protein is encoded by the coding sequence ATGGAAGACAGGCCACAGATTGGCTATTCAAAAAAGGTGATGGACCACTTCACGAATCCCAGGAACGTCGGGGAGTTCGAGGACCCCGACGGCGTGGGGACGGTGGGGAACCCGGTCTGCGGGGACCTGATGCAGGTCTCGATCAAGGTGAAAGACGACGTGATCACCGACGTGCGCTTCAAGACCTTCGGGTGCGGGTCGGCGATCGCGACGGCGAGCATGGTGACCGAGATGGCAAAGGGAAAAACGATCGAGGAGGCGATGGCGATCACCCGCACGGACGTCGCCGACGAACTCGAAGGGCTCCCGCCGGTGAAGATGCACTGCTCGAACCTTGCGGCAGACGCCCTGCATGCGGCGATCAAGGACTACCAGGAGAAGAAAAAGTAG
- a CDS encoding ketopantoate reductase family protein: MTDSERPVIAILGAGAVGLSLAGKLAGAARVYVLCRPAHADAIRERGLLMAGIWGDRTVEGIACIAGPEDLPPSVDYIFITAKGTGTAAICEQFAGVMREATVVSLQNGIGNEEVISRYAGSVIGGTVTTNFSVEGPAQVRVKSESGPMMLGVWSGGDAAAGLDRLIGIVRAAGIPVERSPDIRAGKWAKSLLNITVNPLCALFSVPVGATADDRLRGVIAHLVHETFAVMAAEGVRVPWATPEAYLAHLFGVQIPDFAAVYPSMYYDIKMGRKTEIDLLNGYVAALGERHGIPTPYNRCIADLIRFRESAGPAHPTDEALS; this comes from the coding sequence ATGACGGATTCAGAACGGCCGGTGATAGCGATCCTCGGTGCAGGGGCGGTCGGCCTCTCCCTTGCGGGAAAACTCGCCGGAGCGGCGCGGGTGTATGTCCTCTGCAGACCGGCCCACGCCGATGCCATACGGGAACGCGGTCTGCTCATGGCGGGGATCTGGGGGGACCGGACTGTCGAAGGGATCGCCTGCATCGCCGGGCCTGAAGATCTCCCGCCTTCCGTCGACTACATCTTCATCACGGCGAAAGGCACCGGCACCGCGGCGATCTGCGAGCAGTTTGCCGGCGTCATGAGGGAAGCGACCGTCGTCTCCCTCCAGAACGGCATCGGCAACGAGGAGGTGATCTCCCGCTATGCCGGCAGCGTGATCGGCGGCACCGTGACCACCAATTTCTCGGTCGAAGGCCCGGCGCAGGTCAGGGTCAAAAGCGAGAGCGGTCCGATGATGCTGGGTGTGTGGTCGGGCGGGGATGCCGCCGCCGGCCTGGACCGTCTGATCGGGATCGTCCGCGCCGCCGGTATCCCGGTCGAGCGGTCGCCCGACATCAGGGCGGGAAAATGGGCGAAGTCCCTCCTGAACATAACGGTAAACCCTCTCTGCGCTCTTTTCTCCGTCCCGGTCGGGGCGACGGCCGACGACCGCCTCAGGGGGGTCATCGCCCACCTGGTCCATGAGACATTCGCCGTCATGGCGGCCGAAGGCGTCAGGGTGCCCTGGGCGACCCCTGAAGCGTATCTTGCTCATCTCTTCGGCGTGCAGATCCCTGACTTCGCCGCGGTCTACCCCTCGATGTATTACGACATCAAAATGGGGAGAAAAACAGAGATCGACCTGCTCAACGGGTATGTCGCGGCGCTCGGGGAGCGGCACGGCATCCCCACCCCGTACAACCGGTGCATCGCCGACCTGATCAGGTTCAGGGAGTCTGCCGGGCCCGCTCACCCGACCGACGAGGCGCTCTCATAG